A region from the Halanaeroarchaeum sulfurireducens genome encodes:
- a CDS encoding IS110 family RNA-guided transposase yields MYIGLDLHKHYSQIAVMTEDGEIVAEQRLENEHDKLESFASEYAGSEVAIEATGSYRYVYDILDQEMDVTLVNPSKTRVIAEAKVKTDSIDAKMLAHLLRADLVAESYVPPEDIRQARDLVRARKSLVEERTAEKNRVRAVLSRTGNSFDGDLFGKDGRAFLDDLELSTVDRGIIEAHIAAIDALNEQIEKLEHTIEEIAGADEDTQRLMSIPGVSYFTSLLIKSEIGEIDRFPSADQLVSYAGLDPSVRQSGDKEIRGGITKEGSAPLRWALVQCANVAVRFDEYLGNFYTRLEERKNHQVAIVATARKMLVSIFYMLSREEVYDPNVSA; encoded by the coding sequence ATGTACATCGGACTCGACCTCCATAAACACTACTCGCAAATCGCTGTGATGACGGAGGATGGCGAGATCGTCGCGGAACAGCGACTCGAAAACGAACACGACAAACTCGAATCCTTTGCCAGTGAATACGCCGGCTCAGAAGTTGCCATCGAAGCGACCGGTAGCTACCGCTACGTCTACGACATCCTCGATCAGGAGATGGATGTCACGCTGGTCAACCCCTCGAAAACACGAGTGATCGCCGAGGCAAAGGTCAAAACCGACTCCATCGATGCGAAGATGTTGGCTCATCTTTTGCGGGCTGATCTCGTCGCCGAGAGTTACGTTCCGCCCGAAGACATACGGCAAGCACGGGACCTCGTCCGAGCACGAAAATCGCTCGTCGAGGAACGGACTGCCGAGAAAAATCGAGTGAGAGCGGTCCTGTCTCGGACGGGAAACAGTTTCGACGGTGATTTGTTTGGGAAAGATGGCCGTGCGTTTCTCGATGACCTGGAACTTTCGACGGTCGATCGCGGGATTATCGAAGCACACATCGCGGCGATTGACGCGTTGAACGAGCAAATCGAGAAACTCGAACACACCATCGAAGAGATTGCCGGTGCCGACGAAGATACTCAACGCTTGATGTCGATTCCGGGCGTGAGTTATTTCACTTCTCTTTTGATCAAATCCGAGATTGGTGAAATCGATCGCTTCCCGAGTGCTGATCAGCTGGTGAGCTATGCGGGCCTGGATCCATCGGTGCGGCAATCGGGAGACAAAGAAATCCGTGGTGGAATCACCAAGGAAGGATCGGCTCCGTTGCGCTGGGCACTCGTGCAGTGTGCGAACGTCGCCGTTCGATTTGACGAGTATCTCGGGAATTTCTACACTCGCTTAGAAGAACGCAAGAACCATCAGGTGGCGATCGTCGCAACAGCCCGCAAGATGCTCGTCTCGATCTTCTACATGCTCTCACGAGAGGAGGTGTACGATCCCAACGTTTCGGCCTAA
- a CDS encoding IS5 family transposase, translated as MKRDGLGVLTKTARFTQEVVSLAQKAVVGQPDPAYRPGKYGYADWVILAIQGLKEYLGHQYRKLMDVLREMPRITNILGLTPETVPHFSTVCTRKQDIPMKRWRAVLDFSVEPYDLGEVQAIDATGVDRIQASQHYAKRTDYTFEAVKASVLIDCKTSAILDIHCSMKQPHDTQVGLQVLVRNLDDLSAVAADKGYDWDVLRTRLRAEGIKPLIPTRVKDLMGYEQNLLIDKREYDLRSNAESVFFGLRRRYGDMLWSRTWFGQFRELVMKCAVRNIERFIEGSNR; from the coding sequence GTGAAGAGAGACGGTTTAGGTGTGCTAACCAAGACCGCTCGCTTCACACAAGAAGTGGTATCGCTTGCACAAAAAGCCGTCGTTGGTCAGCCAGATCCGGCTTACCGACCGGGAAAATATGGCTATGCTGACTGGGTGATTCTTGCCATTCAGGGCTTGAAAGAGTATCTCGGCCATCAATACAGAAAACTGATGGATGTTCTCCGGGAGATGCCGAGAATAACGAATATACTCGGTTTAACGCCTGAAACTGTGCCTCACTTTTCAACAGTTTGTACTAGAAAACAAGATATTCCGATGAAACGATGGCGAGCGGTTTTGGATTTTTCAGTCGAGCCGTACGACCTCGGAGAGGTTCAGGCAATCGATGCAACCGGTGTTGATCGAATCCAAGCTAGCCAACATTACGCGAAACGAACCGATTACACATTTGAAGCAGTCAAAGCCTCAGTACTTATTGATTGCAAAACAAGTGCAATCCTAGATATACATTGTTCAATGAAACAACCGCATGATACACAGGTTGGTTTGCAAGTTCTTGTGCGGAATTTGGACGATTTGAGCGCTGTCGCGGCTGATAAAGGATATGACTGGGATGTTTTACGGACGAGGCTTCGAGCAGAAGGTATCAAACCGCTAATTCCGACACGAGTAAAGGATTTGATGGGATATGAACAAAATCTGTTGATTGATAAACGCGAGTATGATCTCCGTTCAAACGCTGAGTCAGTGTTTTTCGGTTTGCGGCGTCGGTACGGTGATATGTTGTGGTCGAGAACCTGGTTCGGCCAATTCCGTGAACTTGTCATGAAATGTGCGGTCCGAAACATCGAGCGTTTCATTGAGGGCTCTAACCGGTGA